In the genome of Spirochaetia bacterium, one region contains:
- a CDS encoding 5-formyltetrahydrofolate cyclo-ligase: MLSKKEARLICRKRQAPVHPDYTDDDRKTCEAIASSTIWKESSLVIAYLPMPTETDITPLLDLAIKEKRLLAVPITDKNTTGIMHFRLLETNWRKTIGKGPWNLQEPRITETRAIDVWSQQGNIIVLVPSLGIDRYGNRLGHGGGYYDRFLAMKTPATSTVAPCRDYQLIEDFKPDKTDCRIDFLATANGFKKTDVPIL, from the coding sequence ACGCTTGATATGCCGAAAACGACAGGCACCTGTACATCCTGATTATACCGACGATGACAGGAAAACCTGTGAAGCCATAGCTTCAAGCACCATCTGGAAAGAAAGTTCTTTGGTCATAGCCTACCTGCCGATGCCGACAGAAACAGATATCACACCTTTATTAGATCTTGCAATTAAAGAAAAGCGGTTGCTCGCAGTCCCCATTACTGATAAGAACACAACAGGAATCATGCATTTCAGGCTATTGGAAACAAACTGGAGAAAAACAATTGGAAAAGGGCCATGGAACCTTCAGGAACCTCGTATCACAGAAACCAGGGCAATAGATGTCTGGAGCCAACAAGGCAATATTATCGTATTGGTCCCTTCCCTGGGAATTGATCGATATGGGAACAGGCTTGGACATGGGGGGGGATATTATGACAGGTTCCTTGCGATGAAAACCCCTGCTACCAGTACTGTCGCCCCATGCAGGGATTATCAACTTATAGAAGACTTCAAACCTGACAAGACAGACTGCAGGATTGATTTTCTTGCCACTGCAAACGGCTTCAAAAAGACTGACGTGCCAATTCTCTAA
- a CDS encoding PTS sugar transporter subunit IIA, which translates to MNKDLLFGFAACPICEVDKFKAIDEVIDGCTIFNELKDKERFRRAVHRRELIDTTGIGHGVAIAHGKIPPIDKVRIGLGISANGVEFAAKDGLPVHILFVIASSPGIQVQYIKALATILRNVRDTDIRKEVLSLFAPGFEPKRSEDLLRELARQSF; encoded by the coding sequence ATGAATAAGGATTTGTTGTTCGGATTTGCCGCTTGTCCAATTTGTGAAGTCGATAAGTTCAAGGCAATTGATGAAGTAATAGATGGCTGTACCATTTTTAATGAACTGAAGGATAAAGAGCGCTTCAGAAGAGCCGTGCATCGACGGGAACTGATAGATACGACCGGAATCGGACATGGAGTAGCCATTGCCCACGGCAAGATTCCTCCTATCGACAAAGTGAGGATAGGGCTTGGCATCAGTGCAAATGGCGTTGAGTTTGCTGCAAAGGATGGATTGCCTGTCCATATTCTCTTTGTCATTGCTTCATCACCTGGCATACAGGTACAGTATATAAAAGCCTTGGCTACAATTCTGCGTAATGTCAGGGACACAGATATCCGTAAGGAAGTATTGTCACTCTTTGCCCCGGGTTTTGAACCGAAACGGAGTGAGGATTTACTTAGAGAATTGGCACGTCAGTCTTTTTGA